One genomic window of Cololabis saira isolate AMF1-May2022 chromosome 3, fColSai1.1, whole genome shotgun sequence includes the following:
- the LOC133429218 gene encoding serum paraoxonase/arylesterase 2-like, with product MAASKKALFAAAVAALGMLVGFAFHRLKAVSLFSREMPVKHLKCHYLRNIEYGAEDITILDGLAFMSTGLKYPMLPWFSDDPGKMYMLDLLHPRPTPVQLQIKGELELSSFNPHGISVYKDEADDAVYLFVVNHPEHKSQVEIFRFVEEDTLVHLKTITHPLLHSVNDVVAVGPEHFYATNDKYFHNHGLQFLSIVVGLQWSNVVYYSPGEVREAAAGIQSANGINISPDKRYIYVSDIMDHEVDVFERRDGEQLVYVKSVNVGSLCDNIEVDQKTGDLWLGCHPNGSKLTEQLDPENPPGSEVLKIKDILSERPVVTLEYGDDGRELMGSTVAAVFEGKLLIGTVFHKALSCDLR from the exons ATGGCTGCATCGAAGAAAGCACTGTTTGCAGCTGCTGTTGCAGCTCTCGGGATGTTAGTTGGATTTGCCTTTCACAGACTCAA GGCGGTGTCGCTTTTCTCCAGAGAAATGCCTGTGAAACACCTCAAGTGCCATTATTTAAGGAATATTG AGTACGGAGCGGAGGACATCACTATACTTGATGGACTGGCCTTCATGAGCACA GGGTTGAAGTATCCAATGCTGCCATGGTTCTCTGATGATCCAGGAAAGATGTACATGTTGGATCTTCTCCACCCAAGGCCAACTCCAGTGCAGCTGCAGATCAAAGGAGAACTGGAGCTCAGCTCCTTCAACCCACATGGCATCAGCGTATACAAGGATGAAGCAG aTGATGCTGTGTATTTGTTCGTGGTGAATCACCCTGAGCACAAAAGCCAGGTGGAGATCTTTCGTTTTGTCGAGGAGGACACTCTTGTACACTTAAAAACTATTACTCATCCCTTACTGCACAG TGTGAATGACGTTGTCGCAGTTGGACCAGAGCATTTCTATGCCACCAATGATAAGTATTTTCACAATCATGGGCTTCAATTCCTGAGCATAGTGGTGGGTCTGCAGTGGAGTAACGTGGTGTACTACAGCCCCGGGGAAGTCAGGGAGGCAGCTGCtgggattcagtccgcaaatggcATCAACATATCCCCGGACAAACG GTATATTTATGTCTCAGATATCATGGATCACGAGGTAGATGTTTTTGAGAGACGAGATGGTGAACAGTTGGTGTACGTTAAG TCTGTGAACGTTGGATCACTTTGTGACAACATCGAGGTGGACCAGAAGACAGGTGACCTGTGGCTAGGGTGTCATCCAAATGGCAGTAAACTGACAGAACAGCTGGATCCTGAAAATCCACCTGGTTCTGAG GTCCTGAAGATCAAGGACATTCTCTCGGAGCGGCCAGTGGTGACCTTGGAGTACGGTGACGACGGCCGTGAGCTCATGGGCTCCACTGTAGCAGCCGTCTTCGAAGGAAAGTTGCTTATTGGCACGGTGTTCCACAAGGCTCTGTCCTGCGACCTGAGATGA
- the kcnk5b gene encoding potassium channel subfamily K member 5b, with product MADKGPFLTSCMIFYLSIGAAIFQILEEPNWVSAKDKYILQKENILRNYKCLTEEDLNEILKVASEAAGQGVAITGDNHRNTWDWSNSVIFAATIVTTIGYGNVAPKTKGGRVFCILYGLCGIPLCLVWISELGSFFGDRAKRLSQVLIRKGVSVKRVQLTCTALFLSWGLLVHLVIPPFVFMSMEGWSYLEGIYFSFITLTTVGFGDYVAGVNPDIQYPRLYRVFAELWIYMGLAWLSLFFSWNVHMVVEAHKVLKKRRQKHRHFYDEEPVEDIKTEDVKPTVVDIFDFLSEKDKDYSAVIEEIGMTASKNKKVENINRSKSCSDILATDIQMLDHSPRQRRRMSISEVFINAIIETSEEENEFLFEEENIKELEHTTCVKTGDEVNENDSASNSENDAIHFTVPTKDATEEESVQHPDGGETRFTISKVAEGHVPLNKDDKG from the exons ATGGCTGATAAAGGGCCTTTTTTAACTTCATGTATGATTTTCTACTTATCGATCGGAGCGGCGATTTTCCAAATTCTCGAGGAGCCAAACTGGGTATCCGCCAAAGACAAATATATCCTGCAGAAGGAAAACATTTTGAGGAACTATAAGTGCTTGACAGAAGAAGATCTCAATGAGATACTAAAG GTTGCGTCAGAGGCTGCGGGTCAAGGTGTGGCCATCACTGGAGACAATCACCGCAACACTTGGGACTGGTCCAACTCTGTCATCTTTGCAGCCACTATTGTCACCACCATAG GTTATGGTAATGTTGCTCCCAAGACAAAAGGTGGCCGTGTGTTCTGCATCCTGTATGGTCTGTGTGGGATCCCGCTGTGTCTGGTCTGGATAAGTGAGCTGGGCTCGTTCTTCGGAGACCGGGCCAAACGTCTGTCACAGGTTCTGATACGTAAAGGTGTTTCAGTG AAAAGGGTTCAGTTAACTTGTACAGCCTTGTTCCTTTCATGGGGGCTGCTGGTGCACTTGGTGATTCCTCCATTTGTTTTTATGTCTATGGAAGGATGGAGTTACTTGGAAGGCATCTACTTCTCTTTCATCACTCTCACTACAGTTGGCTTTGGAGACTATGTAGCGG GTGTGAATCCAGATATCCAGTACCCTCGCCTGTACAGAGTGTTTGCAGAGCTCTGGATTTACATGGGCCTTGCCTGGCTCTCCCTGTTCTTCAGCTGGAACGTCCACATGGTTGTGGAAGCTCACAAAGTGCTGAAGAAAAGACGACAAAAGCACAGACACTTCTACGATGAAGAACCCGTAGAGGACATAAAAACAGAGGACGTAAAGCCAACTGTTGTTGACATCTTCGACTTCCTCTCTGAGAAGGACAAAGACTACAGCGCCGTCATCGAAGAGATTGGAATGACAGCgagtaaaaacaaaaaggtgGAGAACATAAATCGgtcaaagagctgcagtgacatcTTGGCCACTGACATTCAGATGCTGGATCACTCGCCACGGCAAAGGCGCAGGATGAGTATCAGCGAAGTGTTTATAAATGCAATAATTGAAACAAGTGAAGAAGAAAACGAGTTTCTTTTTGAGGAGGAAAACATTAAAGAGCTAGAACATACAACATGCGTGAAAACAGGTGACGAGGTGAACGAGAACGATTCTGCTTCCAACTCTGAAAATGATGCTATCCACTTCACTGTACCAACAAAAGATGCTACAGAGGAGGAGAGTGTGCAGCATCCTGATGGTGGGGAGACAAGGTTTACTATATCCAAGGTAGCCGAGGGCCACGTGCCATTGAATAAAGATGACAAAGGTTGA